The Acidimicrobiales bacterium DNA window TGATCCTTCCGCTCGCGACCGAGCGGGACGTGCGCACCCAGGTGCGGTGGGGCCTGGCCGACTTCCGGGCCCGGTTCGGGCGGCCGGCCGAGGGGATGTGGCTGCCGGAGGCGGCCGTCGACGACACCGTGCTCGCCGTGCTGGCCGACGAGGGCGTGCGGTTCACGATCCTCGCCCCCACCCAGGTCGCCGCCGTGCGCCCGCTCGGCGACCCGGCCGCCGGCTGGCAGGCGGTCGACGCCGCCTCGCTCGACACCCGGGTGGCCTACCGGTGGTGCCACCCCGACGGCAGCGGCCGGTCCGTCGACCTCCTCGTCTACGACGGCGCCATCTCCCACGACCTCGCCTTCGGGCTGGGCGGGCTGTCGAGCCAGGCGCTCGTCGACCGGGTCGCCGCCGCGGCGCCCGACGGCGGGGTCGTCGCCGTCGCCACCGACGGCGAGACGTTCGGCCACCACCACCACTTCGCCGAGCGGGGGGTGGCGTACGCGGTGGCCGTCGAGGCGCCCCGGCGCCGGCTGGACGTGGTCGGCGCGGCGGCCGCCCTGGCGGCGGCGCCGCCGGTGGCCGAGGCGAAGGTCAAGCGGAGCGCCTGGTCGTGCGCGCACGGGGTCGGCCGGTGGGCCGAGGACTGCGGGTGCAGCACGGGCGGCCAGCCGGGCTGGGACCAGCGCTGGCGGGCGCCGCTGCGGGCCGCCCTCGACCTGCTCCGCGACGCGGCCGCCGAGGTGTTCGAGCGCCGGGGCGCCGCCGTGCTGGCCGACCCGTGGGCGGCCAGGGACGCGTACGGCGAGGTGGTGTGCGGCGGCGTGGACGTCGAGGCGTTCGCCGCCGACCACGTCACCGGCGACCTCGTCGAGGCGCTCACCCTGCTCGAGAGCCAGCGCCACGCCATGGCGATGTACACGTCGTGCGGCTGGTTCTTCAACGACCTGGCCGGCCTCGAGACCGTCCAGGTGCTGCGCCACGCCGCCCGGGTGATGGACCACCTGCGCGAGCTGGGGGAGGCGCCGCCCGAGGCCGCCTTCCTCGACGTGCTGGCGACGGCGAGGAGCAACGTCGAGGCCGAGGGCGACGGCCGGTCCGTGTGGGAGCGGCACGTGCTGCCGGCCAGGGTCGACGCCGGCCGGGTCGCCGCCCACGTGGCCCTGGCCGAACTGCTGGGCCGCGGGGTGCCGGCCGTCGCCGGCGGCCACGAGGTCGAGGTCGACGTGCGGGTGCGGCGCAGCCGGGGGTCGCTCACCGTCGTGGCCGGCCGGGCCTGGCTGCAGCACCGCCGCACCCGGCGCTGCACGGTCCACGCGTTCGCGGCCGCCCACCTCGGCGGCTTCGAGGTCGTCGGGGCCACCCGCCCGGCCGACGAGCGCCGCGACGGGACCGCCCTCGACGCCCTCGACAAGGCCGTGCGGTCCGGCCAGCGCCTGACCACGCTGCTGCGCCGGCTGGTCGACGACTTCGGCCCCGACGAGTTCGGCCTGGAGGCCGCCCTGCCCGACGAGGGCGGCCACATCGTCGCCGCCGCCGCCGACGAGCTGGCCGACCGCTTCCTCGAGGCCTACGACCGGCTGGTGGCCGACCACCAGCCGGCGCTGAACGCGCTGGCCGTCGCCGGCTACCCGCTGCCCGCCGTGCTGCGGGCGCCGGCGGGGGAGGCGGCCGCCCGCCGGCTGGAGGCGGCGCTCGACGCCATCGGCGACCCGCCCGACCGTCGCCGGGTGGCGGTGGCCGCGGCCATCGCCAGGGACGCACAGGACAGCGGGCTGGCGGTGACCACGCCGGCCGTCATCGCCACGCTCAACCGGGTGGCGCTGGCCGCCGTCGAGCGGGCCGCGGCCGAGCCGACGAGGGAGGCGGTCAAGGTGGCGATGGCGCTGCTGCGCCTGGCCGGCGACCTCCGCCTCCAGGGCCACCCGGCCGTCAACCCCGCCGTCGAGGCCGCCCAGGAGCGCCTCTACGAGGCGCTGCGCGACGGCGGGTCGCCCTCCCTGCGCCCCCTCGCCGAGGTCCTCAACCTGGCCGTCGACCGCCTCGGGACCATCGGCTGAAGGTCCGGCGCCGAGCCCGCCGGGCAGGTCCGCCGCCCGGCCGGGCGCGCTCGGCTGAGCGCCCCGGCGCGGACGCCGCCGGGCAGGTTCGCCGTCCGGCCGGGTGCACTCGGCCTGGACGCCGGCGCCGGACCGCCGGGCAGGTCCACCGGCCGGGCGCACTCGGCTCGGCCGCCTGCGCCGGACCCCGGGCGGGCGGGGGCGTCGGCCGCCCTGGCGCTCCGCCGGCTGCGTGACCACCGACCGTCCCGGCGCCGAGCCCACGGGCGGGGCCGCCGGTAGGGTCGCCGCGTGGCCGTCGAAGCGACCAGCGCCTGCTACCGGCATCCGGACCGGCGGACCGGCGTCCTGTGCCAGCGCTGCGACCGGCCTATCTGCCCCGCGTGCATGAACCAGGCGTCGGTCGGCTTCCACTGCCCAGAGTGCGTGAAGGCCACCGGCCAGCGGGTCTTCACGGCGGGCCAGCTCCGCACCCGCCCGATCGTCACCCAGGTCGTCATCGGCCTGTGCCTGGCGGCGGCCGCCTACGAGGTCGTGCGGGGCGGCCCCCAACCCAGCCCGCAGGAGCTGGTCGACCTCGGCGCGCTGTTCGGCCCGCTGGTGGCGGCGGGCGAGTGGTGGCGGCTCGTGACCGTCGGCTTCCTCCACGCCAACGCCATCCACCTCGGGTTCAACATGCTCGTGCTGTGGCGGCTCGGCCAGGTGCTGGAGCCGTCCCTCGGCCGCGTGCGCTTCGCCGCCGTCTACGTGGTGTCGCTGCTGGCCGGCTCGCTCGGGATCATGCTCCTCCAGCCGAACGCGGCGACCGTCGGCGCGTCCGGCGCCGTCTTCGGCCTGTTCGGCGCGGCGA harbors:
- a CDS encoding DUF3536 domain-containing protein is translated as MPSSAPMLVLHGHFYQPPRENPWTETVPVEPSAAPAHDWNERITAECYRPNGWARVVDESGRLVALVNNYAHLSFDVGPTLCAWLAEHRPDVLARMVEGDRAGGGAIAQAYSHLILPLATERDVRTQVRWGLADFRARFGRPAEGMWLPEAAVDDTVLAVLADEGVRFTILAPTQVAAVRPLGDPAAGWQAVDAASLDTRVAYRWCHPDGSGRSVDLLVYDGAISHDLAFGLGGLSSQALVDRVAAAAPDGGVVAVATDGETFGHHHHFAERGVAYAVAVEAPRRRLDVVGAAAALAAAPPVAEAKVKRSAWSCAHGVGRWAEDCGCSTGGQPGWDQRWRAPLRAALDLLRDAAAEVFERRGAAVLADPWAARDAYGEVVCGGVDVEAFAADHVTGDLVEALTLLESQRHAMAMYTSCGWFFNDLAGLETVQVLRHAARVMDHLRELGEAPPEAAFLDVLATARSNVEAEGDGRSVWERHVLPARVDAGRVAAHVALAELLGRGVPAVAGGHEVEVDVRVRRSRGSLTVVAGRAWLQHRRTRRCTVHAFAAAHLGGFEVVGATRPADERRDGTALDALDKAVRSGQRLTTLLRRLVDDFGPDEFGLEAALPDEGGHIVAAAADELADRFLEAYDRLVADHQPALNALAVAGYPLPAVLRAPAGEAAARRLEAALDAIGDPPDRRRVAVAAAIARDAQDSGLAVTTPAVIATLNRVALAAVERAAAEPTREAVKVAMALLRLAGDLRLQGHPAVNPAVEAAQERLYEALRDGGSPSLRPLAEVLNLAVDRLGTIG
- a CDS encoding rhomboid family intramembrane serine protease; this encodes MAVEATSACYRHPDRRTGVLCQRCDRPICPACMNQASVGFHCPECVKATGQRVFTAGQLRTRPIVTQVVIGLCLAAAAYEVVRGGPQPSPQELVDLGALFGPLVAAGEWWRLVTVGFLHANAIHLGFNMLVLWRLGQVLEPSLGRVRFAAVYVVSLLAGSLGIMLLQPNAATVGASGAVFGLFGAAMAAQRAQGVNPLEGPLAGLIMVNLLFTFLIPGISIGGHLGGLAGGLVSGWVLVDLGPRLPGRAAPLLVCAALAAGCAAVSIAVA